Proteins encoded by one window of Longimicrobium sp.:
- a CDS encoding ABC transporter ATP-binding protein has product MGADLTNGGGAGPILQVENLRTYFKTDAGVARAVDGVSFHVNPGETLGIVGESGSGKSVTSLSVMRLIPEPPGKIQPESRILFRGQDGEMEDIARASEKRMRQIRGNDIAMIFQEPMTSLNPVFTVGDQIVESLRLHQGLNKKQGRTRAIEMLELVGIPIPHQRVDEYPHQLSGGMRQRVMIAMALSCTPKLLIADEPTTALDVTIQAQILELINKLKSELGMSIILITHDLGVVAETCDRVIVMYAGQVFEEGSVDDVFHNPQNPYTEGLLRSMPKLGEQVERLAVIPGVVPSPTNWPAGCRFYDRCPYHWDKTLHEEPPLFEIGPGRKNKCWLVEHPEQREEVRRAGGGFTPAGAVSATGPVASVAGSPDDVDARTAEGI; this is encoded by the coding sequence ATGGGGGCTGATTTGACGAACGGGGGCGGGGCGGGGCCGATCCTGCAGGTGGAGAACCTGCGGACCTACTTCAAGACCGACGCGGGAGTGGCGCGCGCGGTGGACGGCGTGTCGTTCCACGTCAACCCGGGCGAGACGCTGGGGATCGTGGGGGAGTCGGGGAGCGGCAAGTCCGTGACCTCGCTCTCCGTGATGCGGCTGATCCCGGAGCCGCCGGGGAAGATCCAGCCGGAGTCGCGCATCCTCTTCCGCGGGCAGGACGGGGAGATGGAGGACATCGCGCGCGCGTCGGAGAAGCGGATGCGGCAGATCCGCGGCAACGACATCGCGATGATCTTCCAGGAGCCGATGACCTCGCTGAACCCCGTGTTCACCGTGGGCGACCAGATCGTGGAGTCGCTGCGGCTGCACCAGGGGCTCAACAAGAAGCAGGGGCGCACGCGGGCCATCGAGATGCTGGAGCTGGTGGGGATCCCCATTCCGCACCAGCGCGTGGACGAGTACCCGCACCAGCTTTCCGGCGGGATGCGGCAGCGCGTGATGATCGCCATGGCGCTCTCGTGCACCCCCAAGCTGCTGATTGCCGACGAGCCGACGACCGCGCTCGACGTGACGATCCAGGCGCAGATCCTGGAGCTCATCAACAAGCTCAAGTCGGAGCTGGGGATGAGCATCATCCTGATCACCCACGACCTGGGCGTGGTGGCCGAGACGTGCGACCGCGTGATCGTGATGTACGCCGGGCAGGTGTTCGAGGAGGGCTCGGTGGACGACGTCTTCCACAACCCGCAGAACCCGTACACCGAGGGGCTGCTGCGCTCCATGCCCAAGCTGGGCGAACAGGTGGAGCGGCTGGCGGTGATCCCCGGCGTGGTGCCGTCGCCCACCAACTGGCCCGCCGGGTGCCGCTTCTACGACCGCTGCCCGTACCACTGGGACAAGACACTGCACGAGGAGCCACCCCTGTTCGAGATCGGCCCGGGACGCAAGAACAAGTGCTGGCTCGTGGAGCACCCCGAGCAGCGCGAAGAGGTGCGGCGCGCGGGCGGCGGCTTCACTCCGGCGGGCGCGGTCTCCGCC